From Argopecten irradians isolate NY chromosome 2, Ai_NY, whole genome shotgun sequence, the proteins below share one genomic window:
- the LOC138315253 gene encoding uncharacterized protein, translated as MRRKRDVIDPGSNQGQDGSNSLPTTSDPSAKSTPPPDNGPPRDYYPPDAGGDNSTDTIAAITVALLAVLIIISILLICRAIRKRRRAMRGTEINAIPTITTGVMGTGVSAYGNVSVSGPISWESVDNVNNTTDLGGGGGQGAMAMSSPSHYDNPGFS; from the exons ATGAGGCGAAAGCGTGATGTCATTGATCCTGGCTCAAATCAAGGGCAGGATGGTTCAAACTCCTTACCAACAACGTCTGATCCCTCCGCAAAGTCTACTCCCCCACCCGATAATGGACCTCCCAGGGATTACTACCCTCCCGATGcagggggagacaactctacTGACACTATAGCCGCAATTACAGTAGCTCTACTTGctgttttgataataattagTATCCTGTTAATTTGTCGAGCCATAAGGAAGCGGCGCCGTGCTATGAGAGGGACAGAAATTAACGCTATTCCAACAATAACGACTGGTGTTATGGGAAcag GAGTATCCGCCTACGGTAATGTAAGTGTCTCAGGACCAATTAGCTGGGAATCAGTCGACAATGTGAACAATACAACAGACCTCGGAGGAGGAGGAGGCCAGGGTGCCATGGCCATGTCCTCTCCTAGTCACTATGACAACCCTGGGTTCTCCTAG